In Bradyrhizobium sp. 200, the sequence TTGCTTTGCCGCGGCGTTAAGAATATCTTATCGGGGTGATCACGACCCGGCAGCTATGTTATCTTGATGCGCTTGCCCGTCATCAACATTTCGGACGAGCCGCGGCGGAGTGTTGTGTCAGCCAGCCCGCTCTTTCAATGCAGATCCACGAACTGGAAGGGCTTCTCGGCATAGATTTGATCGAGCGGCGCCCGGGCGCGCCGATGTTCACCGAACTTGGCATTGAGATCGCGCAACGTGCCGCAGTGATCCTTGGTGCAGTACGCGACCTGACAGATCTGGCTCAACACAGAGCCAAGGTGCTGAGCGGAACGTTGCGCCTTGGCGTCATCCCGACGCTGGCGCCGTATATTTTGCCGCGGTTGCTGCCGCAACTGGAGCTCGGGTATCCCGATCTGCGCCTTGATTTGGTGGAAGCACAGACCAAGGTGCTGCTCGCAGATCTCGAGCGTGGCGCTCTCGAAGTATTGTTGTTGGCGTTGCCGCTCAAGGCGGCCGCGGTTGAAGTTTTCCATCTCGTGAGAGACCGCTTCCTCTTTGCTGTACCCGCCGACGACCCTCTTCCGGAAACGGCGCGCGTGACGCCTGGTGAGGTGAAGAAGCGTAAGCTCATTCTGCTGGAAGAAGGCCATTGTCTGCGGGATCAGGCGCTCGACTATTGTGTCAAGGGGCGTTGGACTGTGGCCTCGAGCCTCAGTGCAACGAGCCTTGCAACGGTCATGCAGATGGTGGCGAGTGGATATGGCGCCACGCTAGTTCCAGAAGTCGCGGCCGATGTCGAGTTGCGCGACGACCGAGTAAAGCTCCTGCGTTTTGTCGAACCGCAACCCGGCCGCAGTATCGGGCTTGCATGGCGCCGAACGTCTCCACGAAAGGTCGACTTCCTGGCGCTTGGGCAGATGGTGAAGAACGCGCTGAACGCACCAGTCCGGCCGCAATGTATCCGCCACGAGCGCACCGGCCTGCGAACGGAAATCTAGTGGTGCCGGGCGCGACCTGCGGAACGGCATAGCCGCCGAACGCGCGCCTCAAGGAGGCAGGGTTCCGTCCTTCCGCAAGGTGCGGCCATGGTCGCAGCCGAGCGTCCGTCAAGATGACCGGGCGGGGAGGGGCGATCTAGCTTCAGCGGCGGACGATCTGTTGCGTCGTGGCTATCGGTCAAAGAATCCCAACGGTTGCCAATGGAAACGCGCGATCATTGCGAGGTTGGCGCGGTGGGCAGGCTGACACCATGATTGCGCTGTTCACGGATTTGGATTGCACGGCCCGTATACGGGTCAGAACCGTGAATGATGCAAGCTCTTGAAATCGCCGGTGGCTGCGCGATAATCTGCTGCTGGACGGCGCGTCGCTCCGCAGTCCGCGCGAGGATGCCGGAGGCATCCAGTACAGGCCTTAACTGCCGTGACGATCCGCTCGGCCAGGCCTCACGTCCCGACCTCATGCGGCTGCTGCGCCTCAACCCTGTCCGGATGCAAGGACTCATTGTGATGTTGCAGCTTGGCACGCCGGCCGCAGCGTCGGCGGCCTCCGCTTGGTGACCGTCGCGGCCACCGACCACCAGACGGTACCCGACGCTTTAGGGCGAGCGGTGGATTTGAGAAGTCAACCCATTGGTCGAGGGAGGATGTGCTATGAGAGCCTCGCCAGACTATTCGCGTCGTCGCTTCCTTCATGCCGGCGCGGCCGGCGCAGCAGCAACCGTTGTCGCCGCGGCGACAACGCCCGTTCGTGCGGCCGCCGAGGCGGGTACGCAACCGCCGCCCTCGACGGCGACGGCGCCGCGGATTCTGCGCAAGCCACCGCTGCCTGAATTGGAGCGCATCGCCAAATCCTACAACTTGGCTCTCAGCCGCGACGATCTGACGTCGTTCCGCAACCTCATGGACGGTGTGCTCGCGTCGTACCGCCGCTTGGACCAGTTCGCGGAGCCTACATTGGCGGTGAAGTACCCGCGGGACGCGGGGTTCCGACCAAGTGCCTCGGACAATCGGCTCAACGCTTGGTACTGGAAGTGCTCGATCAAAGGTGCAACGTCGGGGCCTCTCGCGGGCAAGAAAATCGCCATCAAAGACAATGTGTGCGTTGCCGGCATCCCGATGATGAACGGTTCCAACGTGCTGGAGGGCTACGTCCCTGACGTGGACGCAACCATTGTGACCCGCGTCCTCGATGCCGGTGGAGAGATCGTCGGCAAGGCCGTGTGCGAGCATCTTTGCTTCTCGGGCGGTAGCCATACCTCCGACACTGGGCCCGTACTCAATCCGCACGATCCGAAGCGATCTGCCGGAGGCTCCTCCAGCGGCAGCGCGGCGCTCGTCGTCGCCGGCGAGTGCGACATGGCCATCGGGGGCGACCAGGGAGGGTCGATCCGAATTCCCAGCTCTTTCTGCGGAGCGGTTGGCCACAAGCCTACCCACGGGCTTGTGCCATACACAGGTGTCTTCCCGATTGAATTAACACTTGATCATACCGGACCCATTGCCCGTACTGCCGGCGATGCCGCCCGGCTTCTCGAGGTGCTTGCCGGAGCCGATGGCCTCGACCCGCGCCAACCGGCGGGACTGCGCACGGAAGCGTATACCAAGCAGCTCACCGGAGACGCCCGCGGCCTGCGGATCGGGATCGTTAAGGAGGGGTTTGGCTGGCCCAATTCCGAGCCCGATGTCGACACCATGGTGCGCGAAGCGGCACAGCGGTTGACGCGAGCGGGAGGGACTGTAAGCGAGGTATCGATCCCCCTCCACCGCGACGGCATCCATATCTGGAACGCTATCGCTGTCGAGGGCGCCACGGCGCTGATGGTCGCGGGCAACAGCATGGGGACCAACTGGAAAGGGCACTACACAACTTCGCTGCTGGACTTCTACGGCCGGAGCCGGCGGGTGCGCGCCAACGACCTTTCGGAGACCGTCAAGCTCGTTGTCCTGCTCGGCCAGTACATGCAGGACAACTACCAGGGTCGCTACTACGCGAAGGCCCAAAACCTCGCGCGCGTGCTACGCGCCGCCTACGATGAGCAACTCAAAGGCGTCGATCTCCTGCTCATGCCGACGTTACCTTTGAAGGCCACACTAATCCCGGCCCCGGACGCGAGCCGCGAGGACTACGTTGCGCGGGCACTCGAAATGATTTCCAACACTTGCCCGTTCGACGTCACTGGCCATCCTGCGGCCTCGGTTCCGGCAGGCATGTCGGCAGGGCTCCCTGTTGGGATGATGCTGATCGGACGCCACTGGGAGGACGGCATGGTGTTGCGTGCGGCCGACGCGTTCCAGATCGTCGGGTAGACGGCACTCGCACTCAATGATTAGACTCTGCAACAGGTCAAAAGGAGGAAAAAATGAAAATGTTACCTCAAGTCTTGTTTTGGCTAGGACTCTTTTCTGTCCCGTTCGCATGGCTGGTATGGTACTTCGGGTCGGAGATTGAAATTATAAGGCCAGTCCTTGCCGGTGTTAAGGATCCCGCTTTAAGAGCGGCTTTGCAAGAGGCTCACGCAGAACGGTTGGGAATTTGGGTCGCTGTTTGGCCAGTATCATTGCTGGTAATGAGTCAGATCCTTGAAAAGAAAATGCAGGGATAGGAAACACCTTCGCTGCTGCTGACGAAGCACTTCCGCTCCTGGCACGCAAGAGCTTCGTCAATCGTGCCGCCAGAGGTCTGCTTACTGAGGTACTGCGGAAATTGTGCTCGGTGGTGTCCCATGTCCGAGTTGGGATCAATGGACTAAACCGCTCGCGCGGCAGGGCGCTGCGGTAGGCGGCTGTGCCGGTATCCGAATGGGGGCGTCCTGTCTGAAGATGAGGGGTTGCCAACCTCACATCAGACAGGAGCATCCCCATGACCGACGAGGCCATGAGCCCGTTGCGGCGGCGTATGATCGAAGACATGACGATCCGCAAGTTAGCGCCGAAGACCCAACATGACTACGTGCAAAGGATCAAGAACTTCGCTGTGTTTCTCGGACGATCACCGGATACGGCGACGTTCGAGGACGTGCGCCGCTACCAGCTTCATCTGGCGGCGACGGGCGTTGGCGTGCCGACCCTCAATCAGACCGTATCGACGTTGCGGTTCTTTTTCCGGGTCACGCTCAGGCGTCACGAGATTGTCGAGCACACCCATTTCATTCACGAGGCGCGCAAGCTGCCGGTGGTGCTGACGCCCGAGGAAGTGGCGCGGCTGCTCGATGCGGCACCCGGGCTCAAGTACAAGGCGGCGCTGAGCGTAGGCGCTCTATACCCGCGTCGCCACCAAGACGATCAGCACGCCGGCCTTCGACCGGCCACGGTAGAGCGCGCTCAGATATCCAGCCCTCGTCTCAAATCGTCCGAGAGTTCATCATGTCCGACGCGATCCGCCGCCGATTCACCAGCCGCTTCACTGCCGGCCAACTTGCCGGGGCGGCTCGATCCCGATCACAAATCTCTCCCGCGGCTCTCAAATCGCCATAGCGCCTGCGGCACGGCCTTCGTTCCCTCAAGAGCGGAAATTTGTCGATCGGACGTTATGGAAGGTCAGCGTCGCACCAATGACCAGATTTCGCGTATGTGTGTACGGAACACCGGCAGGCTTGCCCGATCGTCAAACGTTATTCCTCAAATCCCAAGGCAATCACCTTGCGAACAAGATCGGCAAGGTTCTTTGCGGCCATTTTTTCCATCATCCACGCCCGATAATTTTCGACAGTACGGGGACTAAGATTGAGCTTGTGCGCAATTTCCTTGTTCGAAAAGCCATCGGCCACCAGTCGCATAACCTCGATCTGACGCGGCGAAAGCTCGGCGACGCGGGCCTTGAGCAGCGCTCGCTCGCTCTGCTCGACGCTCCGGCGATGGCCGCTTGCGATTGCCTGAGAAATGCTTTCGATCAGCAGTTCGTCGTCAAACGGCTTTTCTATGAAATCGAAAGCGCCCTGCTTGATCGCCTGCACGGCCATCGCGATATCGCCGTGGCCTGTGATCAGAATGACCGGCACGGCAGAGCCGCGCTTCTTTAGTTCCTGCTGTAGCTCCATGCCAGACATTCCCGGCATCCGGATATCCGAAACGACGCACTGCGGCGACGGCGCGGCCATCGCTGCCAAAAAGCTCTCGGCCGACGCATAAGGGTTCACAGGGATGCCGCGACTTTCCAGCAGCAAACTCAGGGAACGCAAGATCGCCTCATCGTCCTCGATCAGTGCGATCGTCATGAGCTGGCGCTCCGGTCTTGATCGATCGGTAGCGTAAAAGACGCGCAGACGCCGCTCGATGTACCTTCAATGTGCAACTGTCCACCGTGCGCTTCGATGATCGAACGCGAAAGCGATAGCCCCAATCCCAAACCATCGCGTTTCGTCGTCGCAAACGCCGTGATCGGCTGCATCGCAAGATCGGGGTCTAGTCCCGGGCCATTGTCGATCACGCTAATTGTAATCATTTGCTTGGACCGCATCGCAGCTTCAATGATAATCCTACCGTCATTGCGGCCCGCATTCGTCAGGGCCTCCGCCGCGTTACGAACGAGATTCAAGATCACCTGTTCGACCTGTAATGCGTCAGCCAGCACCGGAGGAATATCCCGCTCAAGCTGCGTCGCATAAACGATACCGCTGCGATCCAATTCGGGCCGGAAGATCGACAATGCTTCATCGATAAGCGTGCTAACGGCCGCCGATTGTGTTTCGACCCGTCCAATGCTGATGAAGTCCCTCAGACGGTTGACAACCGCACCCGCTCGTTCGACCTGGGCAATTGCCTCCCCACTGGCTTTTGCTACTGCTTCCAGGTCCGGCGGGCTACGTTCGATCGCAAGCTTGGCGAGTCGCGCATAGTTGCCAATGGCGGTCAGCGGCTGGTTAATCTCGTGAGCGACGGTGGCCGCGAACTCCCCCATCGTTGCAACGCGCGATGCGCGATGAAGCGCATCCTGGTGCAAGCGAAGTTGATTTTGTGTCCGCCGTTGCTCGGTGACGAGGACTCCGACAGCGAGGCCGGTCATAGCCAAAATCACCATCAGTGCTTGGTAAGCGACAACGTCGCCAGTACTTTGGTCCGTCAGCTCAATCGACGCGATAAGGCCGATCTGCGTGATGACTAGCCCTGCGGTCGCGCCTGGAAGACTGAACCGCACTGCGATCCAGACGATTGGCAGAAACAATATGTAGAAGAGCTGAAAGCGAAAAGGCTGATTCAGGCTCAAAATGCCCCATAGGGCAGCGAGGGTAATCAGCATGAGCGCGCCCATTTCCCAGGAGAGCGCTGGAAACTGCCTGCGAGTAAACGCAATCAACAGAAAAGGCGTGAACACCATCACGCCGATCAGGTCGCCGACGAACGCGCGAACGAAGGCTTGGCCCAGATCGGCCTCCGCAACAACACCATGCAGCAGCAGTACTAGGACATAGCCAACCGAAACGAG encodes:
- a CDS encoding LysR substrate-binding domain-containing protein, producing the protein MITTRQLCYLDALARHQHFGRAAAECCVSQPALSMQIHELEGLLGIDLIERRPGAPMFTELGIEIAQRAAVILGAVRDLTDLAQHRAKVLSGTLRLGVIPTLAPYILPRLLPQLELGYPDLRLDLVEAQTKVLLADLERGALEVLLLALPLKAAAVEVFHLVRDRFLFAVPADDPLPETARVTPGEVKKRKLILLEEGHCLRDQALDYCVKGRWTVASSLSATSLATVMQMVASGYGATLVPEVAADVELRDDRVKLLRFVEPQPGRSIGLAWRRTSPRKVDFLALGQMVKNALNAPVRPQCIRHERTGLRTEI
- a CDS encoding amidase produces the protein MRASPDYSRRRFLHAGAAGAAATVVAAATTPVRAAAEAGTQPPPSTATAPRILRKPPLPELERIAKSYNLALSRDDLTSFRNLMDGVLASYRRLDQFAEPTLAVKYPRDAGFRPSASDNRLNAWYWKCSIKGATSGPLAGKKIAIKDNVCVAGIPMMNGSNVLEGYVPDVDATIVTRVLDAGGEIVGKAVCEHLCFSGGSHTSDTGPVLNPHDPKRSAGGSSSGSAALVVAGECDMAIGGDQGGSIRIPSSFCGAVGHKPTHGLVPYTGVFPIELTLDHTGPIARTAGDAARLLEVLAGADGLDPRQPAGLRTEAYTKQLTGDARGLRIGIVKEGFGWPNSEPDVDTMVREAAQRLTRAGGTVSEVSIPLHRDGIHIWNAIAVEGATALMVAGNSMGTNWKGHYTTSLLDFYGRSRRVRANDLSETVKLVVLLGQYMQDNYQGRYYAKAQNLARVLRAAYDEQLKGVDLLLMPTLPLKATLIPAPDASREDYVARALEMISNTCPFDVTGHPAASVPAGMSAGLPVGMMLIGRHWEDGMVLRAADAFQIVG
- a CDS encoding site-specific integrase, producing MTDEAMSPLRRRMIEDMTIRKLAPKTQHDYVQRIKNFAVFLGRSPDTATFEDVRRYQLHLAATGVGVPTLNQTVSTLRFFFRVTLRRHEIVEHTHFIHEARKLPVVLTPEEVARLLDAAPGLKYKAALSVGALYPRRHQDDQHAGLRPATVERAQISSPRLKSSESSSCPTRSAADSPAASLPANLPGRLDPDHKSLPRLSNRHSACGTAFVPSRAEICRSDVMEGQRRTNDQISRMCVRNTGRLARSSNVIPQIPRQSPCEQDRQGSLRPFFPSSTPDNFRQYGD
- a CDS encoding response regulator; translated protein: MTIALIEDDEAILRSLSLLLESRGIPVNPYASAESFLAAMAAPSPQCVVSDIRMPGMSGMELQQELKKRGSAVPVILITGHGDIAMAVQAIKQGAFDFIEKPFDDELLIESISQAIASGHRRSVEQSERALLKARVAELSPRQIEVMRLVADGFSNKEIAHKLNLSPRTVENYRAWMMEKMAAKNLADLVRKVIALGFEE
- a CDS encoding MASE1 domain-containing protein, with amino-acid sequence MQLPRLEEVGSGTQLVHRMSRSHLAVGLAYLASYVVLDKLSYIHPFAVFGITPWNPQTGLSFALILLFGRQYLPWLFAAQLVADLIVRRLPLPPTAEFLVVLITGLGYGTAALLLTSPRIKFDLTLSSRGAMLWLIGVAVASIALVSVGYVLVLLLHGVVAEADLGQAFVRAFVGDLIGVMVFTPFLLIAFTRRQFPALSWEMGALMLITLAALWGILSLNQPFRFQLFYILFLPIVWIAVRFSLPGATAGLVITQIGLIASIELTDQSTGDVVAYQALMVILAMTGLAVGVLVTEQRRTQNQLRLHQDALHRASRVATMGEFAATVAHEINQPLTAIGNYARLAKLAIERSPPDLEAVAKASGEAIAQVERAGAVVNRLRDFISIGRVETQSAAVSTLIDEALSIFRPELDRSGIVYATQLERDIPPVLADALQVEQVILNLVRNAAEALTNAGRNDGRIIIEAAMRSKQMITISVIDNGPGLDPDLAMQPITAFATTKRDGLGLGLSLSRSIIEAHGGQLHIEGTSSGVCASFTLPIDQDRSASS